From the Mesotoga prima MesG1.Ag.4.2 genome, the window GTCCGGTGGAGTCGCTTTTCTTGTAAGAGGTATTGTCAAGGCCTTTCACAAGAGCAGAGTACTGTGTCTCTTCTTTCTTACTTTGCTGTTGTTGATTCCTGGGGCCCTTACTGGATCGGGTGCCACCACAGTTCTCACGGTTGGTACACTGGTGGGAACGGTCCTCACCTATATGGGAATATCTGAGAAGCGGGTGGCGGCGATAATCTTTGTTTGCGCTGCGATGAGTGCCGCTGCACCGCCAGTAAACCTCTGGGCAATGATGGCTGCGGCCGGATCTAACATGCCTTACGTGGGTTTCTTCATTCCACTGCTGGTATTGTCGCTAGCCGGTTCTCTATTTGCAATGTTCTTCCTTGGGGGAAAGGGTAAGAAAGTAGAGCTCGATGAAGCTCTGAAAGAGCTTCCTGAACCACCTGCTAAGATGAACTGGATAAGGGTAGGAATGCCATTTGTCGTTCTCATTTTCCTGATAATGGCCGGAAGGATTTGGCCTCACTCAATCCCCACTCTGGGACTTCCGTTCATGTTTGTTGTCGCATCAATATTTGCAATTATACTTAGCCCAAAGAAGCTAGAGATCCTTAGAATCGCATCGGATACCATCAATACATTGATCCCTCTTGTAGGCATCATGATCGTTGTAGGTATCCTGATTCAGATTATGGCTTTGAGCGGCGCAAGGGGATTGATCTCTCTTGCGGTAGTAACGTTGCCCATGTGGGTTTTATTTGCAGCGCTGTGGCTAATTCTTCCAGTGTCAGAGGGATTACTCCAATATGCGGTTGCACCGCTTCTAGGAGTGCCCCTAATTCTTCTTTTCAACATGAAGGGAATGGATGCCATAATAGCACTCTCTGCAATGGCTGTTATGTGGCCTGTGGGAGATATACTTCCTCCCACGGCGGTTGTTGGAAGAGCGACAGTGATGGAATTGAAATTCAAAGGCCATTATTACAGGGATTTCTTGAAGACTTCGCTCATACCGATGGGGTTCATTCTTCTAATTGCTACTTTGTTCCTGATTTTCAGTAATGAACTCTCCTTTTTAGTTGGCGGGTGATGTCATGAGTGAAAGGAAGTGTTTTTGATGGCTATTTTGTACACGATAATCAGTGTCTGCTACTACTTGATAACGGCTTTTATCATCTTTGTTATAGCTAGAAGCTTGGTGAAGACGAAGAATTTCCAAGAAGCAATCCTGTTTTCTGTCATGCTCATGCCGTTCATCCTGCGACTTTTGAGAATCAAGTAGGGGGTGCTGCGATGACTGACAGAAATCTGGCGATAGTCAAAATAGTATCATGTGTTTTAGTTGGAATTGCCCTAATTATCTCCGGTGTAGAGTTCTACAATCACAGGAATTTCAAGGAACCCGTCGTTGTTGGATCGGGAGTTACTGAAGTCAAAACGTTAGGTGACTACTTCGCTCCGTTGAAAGGAACGATAAACGATACGAACATCTACATAATTGACAGCGGTGTACCGGGTGGGACGGCTATGTTGATAGGCAGGTCGCATCCCGAAGAACCCGCAACGAATCTGGCTGCCAAGATCTTCGTCGAAAACGCGAAACTTACCAAGGGAAGACTCATAGTTGTTATTACAGCCAATCAGAGCGCTTCAAGGGTTACCAGACCTGGGGATGCATATCCTATGTACTACACAATAGAGACTCCATGGGGAGAAAGCAAGTTCAGGATGGGAGATCGATGGTCCAACCCGCTTGACTCATGGCCGGATCCCGAAGCATATGTTCACTATCCTAGTGGTCAACTCCTGGCTTATATGGATATTCGTAATTTCAACAGAACGTGGCCCGGGAGAGAAAATGGGATGATCACCGAACAGACAAACTATGCCTTTATGAACTTGATAAGAGAAGAGAATGTGGACATATTTATCGATTTACACGAAGCCGAGCTGGAGTACCCTGTTATAAGCACTATAGTTGCCCATCAAAAGGCGGCCGATATTGCCGGATTGGCTTCTATGATACTTACCTCATCTGAATTCAGAATTGGTATGGAGTTCTCACCTCCTAGCCTGCACGGACTTTCTCACAGAGAGGTCGGTGACCATTCCGACGCCATATCTCTGTTGTTTGAAACGCCGGAACCTTTTCTTGACAGAGTCAGGGGAATCACCGATGAGGCTCTTCTCTTAACGGGTAAGGATGAATTCGTTATGACAGCAGGTAAGTTCGGTTTGCTCTACGAGAAGATTGACGAAAATGGTTGGCCGATCGACGTAAGGGTTGGCAGACACTGTTCTTCAACTCTTATGGTTATTGAACTATGGGGTGATTTCAATCCTGGAAAGGAGGTTGTGATCGAAGGAGTTCCAAGGTATGACGAGGTAGTAAGCAATGGAACAGGCTATTATTTCCATGATCCTTCAAAAGCTAGAACACAGGACATTTATTACGAGTAACCAAGAACATTTGTGATTGATAATCACAAAGGAGGGGAGTGAGGGTGAAGAAACTGTTATTGACTGCAATACTGATAGTCTCACTGTTTTATGTGAGTGCTGTAGCATGTACGGATATCTTAGCGGCAAAACAAGCCACCTTAGATGGTTCAGTTATTACATCTCATACATGTGATGGTCGTTATGACTCCAGACTGGTTGTCGTACCGGCTATGGATCATGAAGAGGGGGCTATGGCCCCAGTTTACGAGTGGATAGTCTACGCCGATCGAATGGATCTGGTGAAGCTTGGAGAGATTCCACAGGTAGCACATACCTACCAGTACTTCAACGTTGCTTATCCTATGGCAAATGAACACCAGCTGATAATAGGAGAGACGACACTTGGTGGAGCCAGAGAGACTGCCAACAGCGATAAGGCGATAATGACAATCGAACAGCTGGAGATCTTCGCTCTACAGAGAACAACTAACGCCAGAGACGCTATAAAACTTATAGGCGCTCTTGCAGAAGAGTATGGTTACCGAGAATCGTGCTGGTTAGGCGAATGCATTACAATTTCCGATCCGAACGAAGTTTGGGTCTTCGAAGTTTACGGGACCGGTCCCCTATGGGAACCAGGTATGGGACCTGGCGCTGTGTGGGCTGCCCAGCGCGTGCCCGATGATCATATTACTACCGTCGTGAATTACAGCATGATTGGGGAGATCGATCTTGAGACAAACAGGCCCCCGAACGTATCTGCAGGGGACTTCATGATCAGTGAAGACTATGTTCAGGTGGCTACGGATCTTGGTCTGTATGATCCGGCTAGTGGAGAACCCTTTGTCTGGAAGTACATATTTGGAGACATTGAGGGGACGAAGAGCGACAGACTCTGGAGAGTCTTCTCTGTTCTCAATCCTTCGGGGAACTGGTCGTTGGACAACACATGGGAATATCCATTCTCAGTTAAGCCGGATGAGAAGGTATCCGTGTACGACATAATCGAGCTTTATAGGGACGTTTCCGAAGGTACACCTTACGACATGGGCGATAACGAGGCATGGTACTATGAAAGTGGAGGCGAGATGGTTAAGAGTCCGCTGGCAAGTTCTGAGCCCAACACTCCTATGAGAAATCTTCTTGGCATTCCTTACACAAGAACAATAGCAAAGAACGGTTGTTCGTACTATTTTGTTTCGCAGGCAAGGGACTGGATGCCCGACAAGATAGGCGGACTTCTCTGGTTCGGACTTGACAACCCGAGAAAGGGAGCTTGGATTCCTGTTTATGTAGGGACTCTTCCCAATACGCTCCCGGAGTCTTGGGTGACCTTAAACAGAGATGAGCTTGACAGGAGCTGCTCTTATTGGGCTTTTGATCTTGTCGATAAGATTTCAAATCAGAGGCTTGGGGCTCTTATGCCTTTGATAGAGGAAGTAAGAGTACCTTTCCAAACGGAGATGTTCGAAGAACAGAGGGATCTCGACGAAATGGCAATGACCCTTTACGAAGATAATCCCGAGCTTGTTCTTAGACTCCTCTCATCCTATACGGCGAGAAAGATGAGAGAAGCAGAAGAACTCTGGTATGATCTTTCAGAGGTCTTGTTAACTAAGATCGACTAAGTAATTGACTTTGGGCCGGTTGATGCCGGTCCATTACTTTGAAAGGGGAGTGAAAGAAATGAGACGTGCACTTATTGTTATGCTAGTCCTCATTGTCGGTTATGGAGTAGTAGCAATGGCATGTACTTCGATACTTGTCGGAAAAGACGCATCTGTCGACGGTTCTACTATGGTGACACATACTTGCGACGGCAGTTACGACGCCAGGTTACAGGTGATTCCCGGTGGAGTACATGAAGAAGGCGAGACGGTAAGTATCTACAAGGGTTTGTGCCAGGCGGGTATTCCAGGTAGAACGGTTCAGTATGTTGGAGAGATTCCACAGGTTCCCGAAACTTACACCTACTTCCACACCGGCTACCCGTTTATGAACGAACATCAGGTAATTATCGGAGAAACAACCTGGAGTGGAGAAAGAGCGCTCAGAAACTCCCAGGGTTGGATGACAATCGAGCAGCTCCAGGTGCTGGGTTTGCAGAGAGGAAAGACAGCCAGAGAAGTCATTCAGATAATGGGTGAACTTGCTGAGAAATATGGTTATGGTGACGGCGGCGAGGGGCTTACAGTAATTGATGGAGACGAAGCCTGGTTGTTTGAGATCTGTGGCCCCGGTCCTTTCTGGTCTCCTGGAAGCGAAGAACCCGGAGCAGTATGGGTTGCGCAGAGAATTCCCGATGACCACGTCCTTGTCCATGCAAATAGATCTAGAATTGGCGAAATCGATCTTGAGAACACAGATTATTTCATGGCATCACCCAATGTATACTCAACGGCACAGGAACTCGAGCTGTGGGACGGACAGGAACCATTCCTTTTCTATGCAGCTTACGGGCCAAAGAATGCCTTTTATAACACGAGACGTGAATGGAGGGTTCTGGACCTTCTTGCCCCGTCTCTAGAGCTCGATCCATGGGCAGAAAGATATCCGTTGTCTGTCAAGCCAGATAAGAAAGTGTCTGCGCAGGATCTTATGATGATTAAGCGTGACCACTATGAAGGAACCGAATTCGATCTCACTGTTGGCCTTGCCGCAGGTCCTTTTGGTAATCCCAATAGGTATGCTACTCCCGCCAGTGCAAGACCGGAAGGCATAAACTATGACGGTTGGGAAAGAGCTATATCTATGTTCAGATGCTCATATGTCATAGTTGGGCAGGCAAGAAACTGGATGCCAGATGCGATCGGTGGAGTTGTGTGGTTCGGAGAGGATGCACCTCACTCGACAGTTTATATTCCATTCTACGCAGGTGCGACCAGTGTTCCCGAGTCGTTCAGTCAAGGAGCAAGGGATTTCTTCGACAGAAGCTCTGCTTGGTGGGCATTCAACCACGTGTCAAACCTAGCCGATCTGAGATATAATGTCGCAATAGAGATAATCAAAGAGGAATACACGAAGTTTGAGACTGAGTTCCTCGCAAATCAGCCGCTGATCGAAAAGGTTGCGCTGGATCTCTATGCAGAGAATCCCGAAGCGGCTATCGATTTCATTACTAATTACAGCAACGGGCTAGCAAACAGAGTTGTCGATAGATGGTGGAAGCTGGCCGATGAGCTAATTTACACCCTGAACGATGGGTATGTTGATGGTAAGACTGTGGGTTATCCGACGTGGTGGCTCGAAGCTGTTGGTTATGGAGATACAACTGCAAGATAGATACTGATCGTTTATTTGTAAGGGCGGATATTATTCCGCCCTTTTTTAAAGCTATAGATGGAGTGATCCGCGAAAAACATCCAGTGAGTGCAAGTGTGCTCAAATCAGCTAATTCGCAATGCGTTGCATATTCGAAAGATAAAACCTACTCTTCCTGGATTGATTTTCGAATCCCTGAAAGGGTTTGAGTCTTTCCGAAGCTAACTGGAGCTTTTTCCTCCTATTTAACACTTGTGTATCGATTGAAGGAAGGAGGCATATTCTCGGGACCCTTTGCTATAATGAATATAGAAAGTTCTCGAACCTTACTTATGTTGATTTTTTTAGTATCTACAGAGTTTATTGCTTGGGGATGTCACTTTTGAAAATTGCTACGATCTTTTTGATTCTTATTGCGAGTTCAGTTCTTTGCTCGCTGTCTATCGAACCGCTCCCCGTAATTGAAGATCCAGTGCTTTTTACAGTTTGGGGTGAGAGCATAGAGCTTCAAAACATAAACTATTTCTGTGATAGTCTTCAAGTTGCACGTGATTATTCACCGGGTGCAAGTATCGAAGATCTGTGTGAAGGCGCCGGATTCAGGATTGAAGAAGAGCTTTCAGGAGAATCTTTCCATCCATTTTATGTTTCAGGGACACCTTACCGCACACTTGTGATAATTGCCGGGAGTTCTTTGCCAGAGTCGAGAGCAGACATAGAGAGAATTGAAGAGCTTGCTTCCTCAGTGAAGTCTTCAAATGGATTAGTGATGGTAATCGATATAGATGTTGAAGGATCGGGAGATGATCCGCTGAAGCAGGAATTTGATCAAAGATTGGTGCGGTATCTAGATGTTCTGATTGTAGCTGAAAGGCCAGTTGGAGAGTATCTGTCTTTCTTGGAAGGAGAGACTCCTATAGTTGTTGAGTTACCCGTGGTTGTAGACCTCGTTTCGATTTTCGAAAGGGACTTTGGGGGCGGCAGATGCTGCGATTGATTGGAGGAAATATGAAGAGAGTTCTCTTGATTACGATGATTTTGATTGGCACATTCGCACTATCTCAGATTCATTTGGAAGACTCAGTTACTTTTGGGAGCGAAGGTGACGATGTGGCCAATGATCTAGTAGTGTTGAGCGACGGAAAATTACTACTGGTAGGGTATACAACTTCGTTTTCTGGAGAGCTTGGAAGTTCTAAAGGAGAAGAGGATTTCCTGATTCTTAAGCTAGATGAAAGGCTACGCATAATCTGGTCAAAGACATATGGAGGAAGCGGGCGTGACATTGCTGAAGCAGTTCTCGAAACATCAGACGGAGAAATAGTGGTTGTGGGATTGACAGAGTCGTCAGATGGAGATGTTTCTGAAAGTGATAAGCTTGGCGATTTTTGGGTCGTTAAGCTCTCGCCCACCGGAGAACTCCTTTGGGAGAAAACCTTCGGGGGAAGCAGCCAGGATCATGCTTATGACGTAGTGGAAAGCCCTTCGGGGAATATTCTGGTCGCCGGCTACACCAGGTCTCCCGACGGGGACATCGAAGGACACGTATGGGGCGAAGATTTCTGGATAGTTGAGATTTCACCATCCGGTCAGGTATTGAAGCAATGGGTTCTTGATGGAGGAAACAACAACGAAGATCTTGCAAGAAAGCTTTTCGTAAATGATATGGGAGATATTTTGATTACGGGATACACCGCATATAAGGATGTAGGGATCAGCTGCAACTACGTGAATGAACAGGCGGCTCTTGCCATTATTCATGCTGAGGGTATTTCTTCTTATTACGCTTTTGGAGGCATGTATCTTGAGGATGGCTACGACGTGCTTGCTTCTGAAGAAACAATAGTCATAGTCGGTGAACAGGATGCTGGAATCTCTATGTTTTCGACCGGTCTTGGCGGAAAGGACTTCTATGTAGTCGCGATAGGTGAAAAGGGGCAGGAATTGTGGTCAGAGAATTACGGTGGAACCTTCACGGATATAGCCCGTGTAGTAAAACCGTTTGGAGCTAGTGATCTTCTAGTTGCCGGTCATACAACTTCGCAGGATATTGACATTGAAGATCCGCTCGGGATGACAGATGGGTGGATAATCGTTGTTAATGAAAACGGTGAGCTTGTCGAATCGTTGTCGGTAGGTGGCTCGGCTGACGATTTCATTCTTTCGGGTGTCAATTACGGTGAAAAGTACATTTTATGTGGTTGTTCAACGTCATCTGACGGAGACCTGGAAAGCAACAAGGGTAAAAAAGACATCTGGTTGATTACGTTAGGAAAATAGATAAGGTCTAGCGACCTTAAACTGGGGTTAATCCCCAATAAAATCAAGTTGGGAGGGGTTTCAATTGCGTAAGATCCTGTTGGTCCTGATTGTGGCTGCAGCAATAGTTAGCATCGGCTTTGCATGTACCACGATCATCGTAACTAAGGGTGCGTCTGTTGACGGTTCGGTAATGACGAGTCATTCAGCTGACTGCGGCCTCTGTGATTTCAGGTACGTCTATGTTCCACCCGCAGACTATGAAGCGGGAGCAAAGAGAGCAGTTTATCCATTCGTTGAGCCATATCCACGTTATGTCGGTGCGGATATGGGTCCGACCTACAACGATCCGGACCTTCCGGCTACTGAGCCTCTGGGTTACATCGATCAGGTCGAGCACACATATGGCTACTTTGATGCAGTTTATGGTGTAATCAACGAGCACCAGCTTGCCATTGGCGAATGTACTTGTTCCGCAAAGGTCTATGCTCAGCCAAAGGCCGGAGAATGCATATTTGACGTAGCCGCTCTTTCCAGAGTTGCTATGGAGAGATGTACAACCGCAAGAGAAGCCGTTGAACTGATGGGCGCACTTGCCGTTGAGTACGGTTACTACGGTTGGGGAGAAACACTCACAGTAACAGACCCTAATGAAGCATGGGTCTTCGAAATCTGTGCAACGCCTGACAAGAAGAGCGCACTTTGGGCGGCAAAGAAGGTTCCCGATGGAACGGTCTTTGTTGAGTCAAACCTATTCAGGATTAGAGAACTCGATCCTGAAAGCCCTGACAATATGTTCTCCCCGAATCTTATCGAAGTTGCAACGGAGGCCGGCTGGTACGATCCCAGTACCGGTCCTATCGACTGGATGGCTACTGTTAGTACAGGCGAGTACTCTATGCCTTACTATAGTCTGAGAAGAACGTGGAGAGTTTTCGACAGGGTCTCCCCTTCTCTTGGACTTTCTCCATGGGTAGAAGACAGTTTTACAAAGGACTACCCGTTCTCTATAGTGCCTGACAAGAAACTGTCGGTAGCAGATGTTATTGATCTTTTCAGAGACCACTACGAAGGAACGGAATTCGATCTTACCGAAGGACTTGCCGCAGGACCTTTCGGCAATCCCAATCGCTATGCAGGTTCAAGCAAACTAATAAAGGGGAGCTGGGAAAGAGCTCTTTCTATCTTCAGATGTGAATACGTATTTGTGTCTCAGGTCAGAGATTGGCTTCCGGATCCTGTCGGCGGCGTAGTATGGTGGGGCGCGGCTGCTCCTCACGAGACAATTCTAGTGCCCATGTACTGTGGAATAACGGACGTTCCATATGCTTATGACAGTGGTAGCCTTCAGGAATTCGACTACGATGTCGCATCATGGGCATTCAACTTCATGGGTAACTGGGCAGAGTTGAAGTGGAGCTACATGTACCCGGAGATTCAGGAACTGCAGAAGAAGATCGAAGGAAAGCTCTTTGCAGTACAGCCAGCTATCGAGGCAGCTGCTGCACAGCTTTATGAGACAGATCCAGAACTGTGTAAGGAATTCCTTACAGATTACGTTGCTGACGTGACTGACAGAGTGATGGCAGAAGTGTGGGATTTCAACGAATATCTTATTACGAAGTACAGAGACGGATACATAAACATTCCGAACGTTGGTTCGTCTGCTGGATACCCCGACTGGTGGCTTGATGCAGTAGGATACGACGAAGGCCATATTTTCGGCGAAGACGGCTACAAAGCTAAGTAATTGACTTACCCGCCCCCAAAGTGGGGCGGGTTTTGCTCTTTTTTGTATTTCAAACCTTGTAGACGATTCTTGATTCATATATAGTGTTTAAGATTTCGAATGAGGAGGTTACTTACATGAGAAGATTTCTGTTAGTTCTGATTGTAGTTTCTCTTGTCAGTGTTTTTGCGTTTGCCGAACCCGAGGTAAAACTCGGTTTGCCTGTCGTAATCACTTCTGCCGGTCAGAGCGCAGAGGTTGAAACAGTCAACTATGTTGCCGATGAAGTCGGCCTGAAGTACGACTACTGTGACGTTCTTTCCAAGGATGAGCTTGCGGCTGGAGTTGGACTCGGTGGAGCCAAGTCAGCAATAGGAAAGCACGTCACGACGCTTTCTCCCGATCCCGAAGGTACTAAGTTCCAGTCTCTGTTACTCGTTCTTGGCGCCAGCCTTAAAGGCATGGGCGCTTCCGGTCTCTCAGTTGACACGGAAGTTGACAGACTCAAGGACCTTATAGAATATGCGAAGGCAAACAAAATAAAGATTGTTGCAGTTGCTATTGGAGGAGAGATTCAAAGAGGTCTTCCAGGAAGTCCGATCGAAGTTATTATCGACACCGTCGTTCCCCATGCTGACGTATTCATAGTTACAAAGGATTCAAATGGCGATGGGAAGTTCACGAAGGCGGCGGAAGCCAGAAACGTTCCAATAGTAGAGATCGATTCTGCATTTGATCTTCTCGATACTTTTACACAGGTATTTGGCTTGTAGTTTCTTGGTGGCCGGCGCAATAGTTTTATCTACCGCGCCGGCTCCAATTAAAGGGGGTAATCAGATTGTCAGCTGATGCAATATACATGCAAACGATCATAGCAGGAATAGTTATGGTTGGAGCCTATGCCGTCGGGAAGTTTCTGAAATTTTCAACCGAACTATGTATGTTTGTCGCAGTAATCGGTGGTGCCATTGCCGGGGGAGCGGGATTTGATACTTTCAGGCATATTGCCGAAGGATCGGTAACCTACCTCGACATTGG encodes:
- a CDS encoding dipeptidase; the protein is MKKLLLTAILIVSLFYVSAVACTDILAAKQATLDGSVITSHTCDGRYDSRLVVVPAMDHEEGAMAPVYEWIVYADRMDLVKLGEIPQVAHTYQYFNVAYPMANEHQLIIGETTLGGARETANSDKAIMTIEQLEIFALQRTTNARDAIKLIGALAEEYGYRESCWLGECITISDPNEVWVFEVYGTGPLWEPGMGPGAVWAAQRVPDDHITTVVNYSMIGEIDLETNRPPNVSAGDFMISEDYVQVATDLGLYDPASGEPFVWKYIFGDIEGTKSDRLWRVFSVLNPSGNWSLDNTWEYPFSVKPDEKVSVYDIIELYRDVSEGTPYDMGDNEAWYYESGGEMVKSPLASSEPNTPMRNLLGIPYTRTIAKNGCSYYFVSQARDWMPDKIGGLLWFGLDNPRKGAWIPVYVGTLPNTLPESWVTLNRDELDRSCSYWAFDLVDKISNQRLGALMPLIEEVRVPFQTEMFEEQRDLDEMAMTLYEDNPELVLRLLSSYTARKMREAEELWYDLSEVLLTKID
- a CDS encoding DUF6305 family protein produces the protein MSLLKIATIFLILIASSVLCSLSIEPLPVIEDPVLFTVWGESIELQNINYFCDSLQVARDYSPGASIEDLCEGAGFRIEEELSGESFHPFYVSGTPYRTLVIIAGSSLPESRADIERIEELASSVKSSNGLVMVIDIDVEGSGDDPLKQEFDQRLVRYLDVLIVAERPVGEYLSFLEGETPIVVELPVVVDLVSIFERDFGGGRCCD
- a CDS encoding DUF6305 family protein, translated to MRRFLLVLIVVSLVSVFAFAEPEVKLGLPVVITSAGQSAEVETVNYVADEVGLKYDYCDVLSKDELAAGVGLGGAKSAIGKHVTTLSPDPEGTKFQSLLLVLGASLKGMGASGLSVDTEVDRLKDLIEYAKANKIKIVAVAIGGEIQRGLPGSPIEVIIDTVVPHADVFIVTKDSNGDGKFTKAAEARNVPIVEIDSAFDLLDTFTQVFGL
- a CDS encoding dipeptidase — encoded protein: MRRALIVMLVLIVGYGVVAMACTSILVGKDASVDGSTMVTHTCDGSYDARLQVIPGGVHEEGETVSIYKGLCQAGIPGRTVQYVGEIPQVPETYTYFHTGYPFMNEHQVIIGETTWSGERALRNSQGWMTIEQLQVLGLQRGKTAREVIQIMGELAEKYGYGDGGEGLTVIDGDEAWLFEICGPGPFWSPGSEEPGAVWVAQRIPDDHVLVHANRSRIGEIDLENTDYFMASPNVYSTAQELELWDGQEPFLFYAAYGPKNAFYNTRREWRVLDLLAPSLELDPWAERYPLSVKPDKKVSAQDLMMIKRDHYEGTEFDLTVGLAAGPFGNPNRYATPASARPEGINYDGWERAISMFRCSYVIVGQARNWMPDAIGGVVWFGEDAPHSTVYIPFYAGATSVPESFSQGARDFFDRSSAWWAFNHVSNLADLRYNVAIEIIKEEYTKFETEFLANQPLIEKVALDLYAENPEAAIDFITNYSNGLANRVVDRWWKLADELIYTLNDGYVDGKTVGYPTWWLEAVGYGDTTAR
- a CDS encoding dipeptidase — protein: MRKILLVLIVAAAIVSIGFACTTIIVTKGASVDGSVMTSHSADCGLCDFRYVYVPPADYEAGAKRAVYPFVEPYPRYVGADMGPTYNDPDLPATEPLGYIDQVEHTYGYFDAVYGVINEHQLAIGECTCSAKVYAQPKAGECIFDVAALSRVAMERCTTAREAVELMGALAVEYGYYGWGETLTVTDPNEAWVFEICATPDKKSALWAAKKVPDGTVFVESNLFRIRELDPESPDNMFSPNLIEVATEAGWYDPSTGPIDWMATVSTGEYSMPYYSLRRTWRVFDRVSPSLGLSPWVEDSFTKDYPFSIVPDKKLSVADVIDLFRDHYEGTEFDLTEGLAAGPFGNPNRYAGSSKLIKGSWERALSIFRCEYVFVSQVRDWLPDPVGGVVWWGAAAPHETILVPMYCGITDVPYAYDSGSLQEFDYDVASWAFNFMGNWAELKWSYMYPEIQELQKKIEGKLFAVQPAIEAAAAQLYETDPELCKEFLTDYVADVTDRVMAEVWDFNEYLITKYRDGYINIPNVGSSAGYPDWWLDAVGYDEGHIFGEDGYKAK
- a CDS encoding M14 family metallopeptidase encodes the protein MTDRNLAIVKIVSCVLVGIALIISGVEFYNHRNFKEPVVVGSGVTEVKTLGDYFAPLKGTINDTNIYIIDSGVPGGTAMLIGRSHPEEPATNLAAKIFVENAKLTKGRLIVVITANQSASRVTRPGDAYPMYYTIETPWGESKFRMGDRWSNPLDSWPDPEAYVHYPSGQLLAYMDIRNFNRTWPGRENGMITEQTNYAFMNLIREENVDIFIDLHEAELEYPVISTIVAHQKAADIAGLASMILTSSEFRIGMEFSPPSLHGLSHREVGDHSDAISLLFETPEPFLDRVRGITDEALLLTGKDEFVMTAGKFGLLYEKIDENGWPIDVRVGRHCSSTLMVIELWGDFNPGKEVVIEGVPRYDEVVSNGTGYYFHDPSKARTQDIYYE